The Impatiens glandulifera chromosome 3, dImpGla2.1, whole genome shotgun sequence genome contains a region encoding:
- the LOC124929617 gene encoding uncharacterized protein LOC124929617, with translation MNTVPISVQELKQFHTIDRDINFITHLLSMPSLLLNSIALETITCIFYLDHSSILSLSVKVVGIPFLQHIINNNTFSIPYLIDNRATVLESMQKISDTVCSRVFDDLLSQILLPRHQYQTHGSMFHSRSLSSSSSDDRVQHLMGGMEPRRNNIVGISKDPREQDIITVDQTLLVTEPTVSPRSRMGTQHERIVFLTFSKGYHVTETQLRDFFVGRFGEIIEDLIMQYVPLEEQPLYARMIVHSSNEVETVLGGQSRVRFTVNGKHVYARKFVQRNSKASTSSSSHQHSPPPDATTSD, from the exons ATGAACACCGTCCCCATCAGCGTTCAAGAACTCAAGCAGTTCCACACAATCGACAGAGACAT AAATTTTATCACCCATCTCCTTTCCATGCCTTCTCTTCTCCTAAACTCAATTGCCTTAGAAACTATCACTTGCATTTTCTACCTCGACCACTCCTCCATCCTATCACTCTCGGTTAAGGTAGTTGGAATACCTTTCCTTCAACACATAATAAACAACAATACATTCTCCATACCTTATCTTATAGACAATCGGGCAACGGTTCTCGAATCTATGCAGAAAATCTCTGATACTGTCTGTAGTCGTGTATTCGACGATCTCTTGTCTCAAATCCTTTTACCAAGGCACCAATATCAAACACATGGATCAATGTTTCATTCACGAtcgctttcttcttcttcttcggaTGATAGAGTACAACATTTGATGGGTGGGATGGAGCCGAGGAGGAACAATATTGTGGGCATATCTAAAGATCCTAGGGAGCAAGATATCATTACGGTTGACCAAACTCTATTAGTAACAGAACCCACAGTTAGTCCGAGGTCGAGAATGGGGACACAACACGAAAGAATAGTCTTCTTGACATTCTCCAAAGGCTACCATGTTACTGAAACTCAACTTAGAGATTTCTTTGTCGg ACGATTTGGAGAGATAATAGAAGACTTGATTATGCAATATGTGCCGTTGGAGGAGCAACCACTCTATGCGCGGATGATAGTCCATTCCTCAAATGAAGTGGAGACGGTTCTCGGAGGGCAAAGTCGTGTTAGGTTCACCGTCAATGGAAAACATGTTTATGCTCGTAAGTTTGTC